The following is a genomic window from Gigantopelta aegis isolate Gae_Host chromosome 5, Gae_host_genome, whole genome shotgun sequence.
TTCATTCCTTTTtgaatttatcacaaataaaaatataatgaaactcatctccgatatcacctatattacataatgtacatgttcTATCTTCTTTTGGAACATTGGACCACCTGCCCTTTTCAATTGGTAAGAACATGATTAGATATACGAAATTGGAGAAAATAAGTATAATGTTTCCTGTTCAGTTACTTTTCGAATTGTCTATCGACACCACTACAACACATGTcaaaccacaccactagagctcattgatatattaatcatcggctattggatgtcatatatttggtcattgtgacatatattctcaaagaggaaatccgctacatttttcttccattagaagcaagagatcttttatatgcaccatcccacaaacaggatagcacataccacggcctggtgcaatggctgtaacgagaagtagcccaatggtcccacgatgggaattgatcccacaccgaccgtgcatcaagcgagcgctgtaccccATCCAACAGTTAAAGGAACTGTCCTGATTATACAGTCGTTGTCTAATGTCTCCGAATAACAGAGGGTTTTTGgttactaaaattacatatcaaatacactgCCTtgtttagaaggaaggaaatgttttatttaacgacgcactcgacacattttatttggcgtcaggcatatggttaaggagcacacagatatagagagaggaaagcctctgtcgccacttcattgtctactcttttttcgattagcagcttttatatgcaccatcccacagacaggatagtacatatcacggcctttgttacccGTTTtatagcactggttggaacgagaaatagcccaatggggcgaCCGACGggtgtcttgtttagaatgccaGTATCTacctgtatatatgtgtttgcggtcgtgtaCTTGTGTTTCCAGCAGTCTATGTTGATTTTCTTCCTGatagatacatatattttcGTAGTTACGAATTTATTAGAGTAAAATCAGGTTTAGGATAACACAAACGTTCGAACGACAACAACCACATTTCTTACGTTTCTTAAAGCGAGCGCAACGAAACGTTCGCGGTGGGCGTTTTCTCGATCTATGCAACTGTATTTGAATATGCAAAcgtttttcaagatggctgaccaagaaaataaataataataataaaaaattgactTTTGTATTATTGTCAAATTGAtaagggaggggggagggggccgACTGAGATTGAGGGCGTAAATCGTCCGAGTTTCTAGGGGgtttactactaataataagatttaatactaataataatttttattcagaattattgggtgGCAGGGagagatcccccccccccacacacacacacacacacgacacacacacacacaccctgctccgccgtgcttGAGTACAAATAAGGTTTTGGAATGGTTAGTATCTTTCAAAATCAGAAATATATCCTTATAAAATGTAATGCACGAAACAAAACGAGTTTAATTATAGCTTGATTTCATTAAACGGTTACCCAGGTAACCAAACAGGGAACATGTTCTCAACAAAACATTTAGAAATAGTCGATATAGCCTAAtgacttttttctttaataatttcaaTGATATACGCATTTCAGAGCATAACTAATTAATTCCAGAGtgtatatactaagaatatttaacaataatgtgtgaaAAAGCCAAAATCGAAAGGTTTGGCAGCCAGTTTTGTTCGCCTTGAGTTACTTTTCAAAGACGTTAGCTAACGTTCGGTTTGCTCGCGGCGAACTACCAGTGTCTTAGTGCAAACGACAACACGTTTCGCGAACGCCCGAGTTAAGAAACGTAAAGCTTGTTTACACAAACATTGATATGTTACCCAGGTGGTTACAGATAACTGGTTCTtatcaaagtgttacgtcctactagaacgtcaagtgggacgtaacattTCGACGTCATTGACTGCCTTAACTAAACGGATCAGTgatattatgggtaataaataaaatattaaattcgctaacatttcgtatcatgtttatgtccctcatgaaataattttcataaaattgaaaattatttcacgatggacataaacatgatacgaaatggaagctcttTTAATAAcctataaattttaaacaggaatttatatttatagtccgtcccatcctcatACAAAAATGTctcttttttataaataatttcagtttgatttgacgtaagaagaaaagtaaaagtgttttggaaataacacaaaataaaaaaaataaaaataataataatatttttttatttttttattttttttaaaataaaacgacCATAGTAAGAAAGTGACGATTACAGCATTATAGCAATTTTGGTTTTATGGACTGGTAGTCTTAATACGACACAActctatttgattaatttcacTACAAGGAAATAATCAAGAGTTATCTCTTAAAGAAAGACTTTTCTTACTAGGGGTattagttagttttatttatttctgaaccgaatacatttttttagtgcacacaaaaatagtagaaattatttgaaaaaaaaaaaatgaaaaaaaaagaaaaaaaaaccagaaagGAGAATGGCGTactataatatgtaattttagtaatCAAAAACGATTTGTTAGTTGTTAACATATTACAATGGAAGCAAACTCGGGGTAGTCTCTTTAATACGATTGTTAATACGACGTGGTCACACCCACGTGTTGACATGTTTGAGATGAGCCGTGCGTGCCGACGACGCCATATGCCAACGTCATAGCGGCACGATATCGTCCCTGACCTTCGTCGTTGTGATGCCCGTACTCCTGTCCCACGTGAACATCTTCTTCAACTCGAACCGGAACAGCTTCCCGGACAGGATGTAGATAAAGAAATTGCACCCGTAGTTCAAGTCCGACACCAGCTCGCACACGTCTTTGTACGGAGACACCCGAACCAGAAGTAGACCGGCGTCGCGTAACGTCGTCGTTGCTATGGTAGCGTAGGCCACGATGGAGACCACGAGAGACGGGAGGAGGGTGATGACGTAGATGAAGGAAATCGTCAGAAGCATCAGCGTCGTCTTGTGACGACTGTTCACCACGTTCCGCGCTCGGGGTAAAGACGAGTCGTCTGTGTTGCGCATGTTCCGGACGCGGTATATTCTGACGAGGACCAGTACATTACAGACGAGGACCAGTGTAACCGGAAGTATGAAGATGAGAATGAACTGGTACAGGTACACGTGCAGAGCGGTGTATGTCTGAAGGTGG
Proteins encoded in this region:
- the LOC121373003 gene encoding uncharacterized protein LOC121373003, encoding MVVVLEVDMVITVIMMPMVVIIVVIVCGDDGCGVRDGHGNNGDNDVVVEVAENVIVVVVMLVFSIFRFFMVGKVDKVCAALSDHLQTYTALHVYLYQFILIFILPVTLVLVCNVLVLVRIYRVRNMRNTDDSSLPRARNVVNSRHKTTLMLLTISFIYVITLLPSLVVSIVAYATIATTTLRDAGLLLVRVSPYKDVCELVSDLNYGCNFFIYILSGKLFRFELKKMFTWDRSTGITTTKVRDDIVPL